From the Lysinibacillus fusiformis genome, the window ACTCGATTACATCCATCCCTGCTTCACGTGCGCTTTTCAGAAGCTTTTCATTACCTTTATCAATAATAATTTTTTGGTCCTTATATACTGACCAATCAATTTTAGTCGTATTATAGCCAAGCTTAGCTTGCCCTAGTGTACGTGTACCATCAGCATTTAAAATCATAAAATCAGCAATTCCATTATTCGAAATTACATCAGTTGCTATACCATTTACTGATGCATTGGCAGCATGTAGCTCCTCAAACACAAAGCCCTTAAAGCCATTCGTACCGCCTCGCATAGTATTATAAGATGATAAATTCGTAGCTAAACGATTAAAAATACCTGCATTTTTAAACGCAGCAGTCATACCTTCTGTTAATGGAATTTGCTTTTCTAACACATCCAGTAATACATCGATTTTTTCTGCAAATTGCTCCATTGTCCAATTTTCATGCGCAGCAATTACTTGAATTTCATCAGGGTATAATCCCGTAACTTCACTCAATAATAGTACTTCATTAATTTTATGATTACTGTTATCCACACAAAGCTCCGAGCAATAACGTCTACCATCTGCTAGTTCTATCCATTCGTATAAAGGTTTTTGGCAATGTAAGCATGTTGGCATGGTTTGCTCAATACAAGTATGAGAACAATATTGATGGTCTTCATGTATATACCATTTTTTCATAGTATCCTTGCAAACATGACATGTTGGCCACGTTTTTTCATAACATGCACCTGAGCAATAATTGCGCCCATCAACGTTAAACCATTGCATTTGACGTTTGCCACAGCATTCACATGGAGGTGCGGTTGCTGCAATACATACATCCGAACAGTACATTTTTCCTTCACTAACAAACCATTCGGTCATAGATTTATGGCATATTTGACACGTCGGGAGCGTTTTTTCATAGCATTGCTCTGAACAATAAATCGTTCCGTCCTCATTTTTTAACCATTCTTTTTGACGTGTATTACAAACGGAACAAGCTGGATAACTTGTTTTTAGACAAGCTTCTGAACAAAACATTCCTTGATCATTTTCTATCCATTGTTGCATTTTTTGGTCACAACATGTACAGTTAGGCAACTGCTGTTTAAAGCACTGTATCGAACAAAAAATTTCTCCTTCCTCGCCCTCTGTCCATTGCTTTACTTTTTTGAGCAAACGGAGCAGCATGGCCAGGTTTCGGAAAAACAGCGCTCCGAGCAATATTTATTACCTTCAGATTCAATCCATTCGATTAAAGGCTTATGACAAATAACACAGCCTTCTAACGTTGTTTCATAGCATTGAACTGAACAAAATTTTTTGCCGCCACTCTCTGTCCAGCTTTTCATTTTTGTATAACAAACATGGCATTTTGGAAACGTCTCCTCAAAACATGTCTCTGAACAATAAACCGCTCCATTTTGGTCCTGCAAATATTGATAAACTTCCTTTTTACACATACAGCAATTCAACGGCAATCCCCCCAACAGTAATATGATTATCGCAACGAATAAAGACGCTTTTTACCCACCTTACAGTGCAGCTATAAAACCAGTTGCAGCGCTACATCTCAATTAAATTTGTAATCTAATTTTCCCAGTAATAATTTACTATATTTCATTATAGCACCACGACCATTATATTTAATATATAAATTCCCATGAAAAGCTACACTCTATTTTAAGTAAAATAGGCCAAACAAAAGGTTTTTCGATACATTATTTTATGACTTGTATTTAATTCAGTTTTAAACAAAGAGTAAAGTACATGAAAAAAATCAAAAACAATTTGTAAAGGCCGATTTTCTATAATAGAAAATCGGCCTCTGTTTTTATACTGTACTAACTTATGATACGGTTCACCTAACGTAATGCTTTACAAGTAAATATTTATTCAACAATCTGGACGGTTTATTGAATGCATATCAACATAGGATTTTTAATCAAACTTTAATATGAATGATCAATCTTTGTTTTAAACAATCAATCTTTTTTATAAAGCTACAACTTAATTGGTTATAGGTCAAAAAAACTAAATAAAAAAATCTAAATTAACATGTTATGATATATTCAACATATTAGAAATATGTTGAAATAATTCTAAAGTTAGGAAATGGAGGGTAACTAAATGTATTTACATAGTTTAAGATTATGGAACTGGAGAAAATATGGAGTAGGTGATAATGGTGAATGTGGTATTGAAATTAAGTTTAATAGTGGCCTAAACATAATTGTAGGTGAAAATGATGCTGGTAAAACAGCGATAATTGATGCAATTAAATTAGTTCTCTCTACAAACAACCAAGAAATCAACTGGATTTCCGATCTAGATTTTCATCAAGATAGTTCAAACTTAAAAATAGAATGCTTATTCCGTGATTTAAGCACTGACGAAGAATCGTTCTTTTATGAATGGTTATCATTAACTCCTGATAAAACAGAACTAAGATTAATATTAGAAGCAGAATTTTACGAAGACCTTAATAAACAAAAAAGAATAAGAAAATCTCTCAAAGCTGGTCCTGAAAACTTAGAAAAAAGCATGGAAGATACAGTTCGACAGTTATTATCAGTTACATATTTAAAACCTTTAAGAGATGCAGCAACTGAATTGAGCCCAGGGAAACGTTCAAGAATAGCTCAAGTGGTTAAAAACTTAAGCAACTTTACTGACAATAGTCCTGAGCAAACCCATATTATAAGTAGTTTTGAAAAAGCATTTGATGAATTAAAAGATGTATTAAAAGAGCCTGTATTAAAAAAGATTGGTTTAAAAGTTGATTATTTTTTTGATGATAACAATAAAAAAGAACCTGAAATTAGAAATAGAGAAATGAGCTTTGTAGAAATTTTAAGAAAACTCGAATTGAATTTAGGCGAAATAGGGACTGGATTAGGAAGCTCTAACCTTTTGTTCATGGCAATTGAATTATTATTGCTAAGTGAATCAGAAGTAGGGCCAAAAATTGCACTGATTGAAGAAGTAGAGGCTCATATCCATCCCCAAGCTCAGTTACGTATTATTAAGCACTTTGAACAAAACTCTAAAGACTCAGGTATTCAATATATTTTCACCTCACATAGTACAGTTTTAGCTTCTTCTATTTCACTTGAAAGTATTATTTTTATATATAACAAGAAGGCTTTCTCCATGAAAAAAGGTTCTACTAAATTAGCTCAAGGAGATTATGAATTTTTAGAACGATTTTTAGATGCTACCAAAGCAAATATGTTTTTTGCACAAGGAGTTATTTTTGTTGAAGGAGATGCAGAAAATTTACTTCTACCAGCTATATCAGAAGTTATTGATCTTCCTCTACATAGATATGGGGTCTCAATAATTAATGTTGGAAATTTAGCATTTAAGAGATATTCATCAATATTTTTGAGAGAAGATGATAATAATCAGATGAACTTTCCTGTTTCAATTATCACAGATTTAGATTTAAAACCTGTGGAATTTTATACAGAACCATGCTATCTAGAAATAACAAGTGATATAAACACTTCAATAGCTAATTATTTTGAGTGTGATGCACAAGAAGAACTCGAAGATATTTATATTACTTCAAATGAAATCATAACCAAGTCAAAATCCTTATACAGTAAGCATATTAGTGATAAATTAGATCCTGATTCATTTAAAAAAAGGATAGCCGAGATAGAAACTCAGATTATTGAACTATTAAGTACATTACAACCTAATTTTAATGATTATAAACAAAAAATAGAAACAAAAATTAAAACTAGTTTTTTTGATAATATAGAAAAAACTAAAGTTTATATAACCAAACCTTGGACTTTAGAACATACATTCGCAAAAAGTAAACTTGGAGATGAATTTGAAAATGTATTGTTGGATTCACATTATTCATTGGATTCCTATAAAACACAACAAAAGAAGCTCTTTGAAGAAATATCTGATAAGTCTATACGAGCAACAGCAGTTTATAATTTCTTATTAGAAAAAAAAGTTTCAAAATCTATTGTTGCTCAAAACTTTGCTAAATATTTATTAGAAAATAAAACTACAATAAAAGATATATTATTAGAGGATGAAGATATAAGAAATATTATTAATGCAATAAAACATGTGACAGGAGAAGAGGTAAATGGAAATTAGTGATAAAGACTACGAACTTGTCGAAAATATATTACTAAATAATAAAAGTGAATTTAATACCTTACAAAGAGAATTCATCGAATTATTCGAAAATAAAACAATTATTGCTGGACCAGGTGCTGGAAAAACAACCTCATTAGCTGCAAAAATTGTAATTTTACTTAAAAACTTAAATTCGTCTGAGAGCAGGGCTGGCGTATGCATCATTACACATACAAATGTAGCAGTAAATGAAATTAATAATGCATTAATTAAAGCTGGTATAGGAAAAATCGATCATCCACATTTTATAGGTACAATTAATGAATTCTTTAACCGTTTTTGTGTATTACCTCTCTTCAAATATACTTGTAATCACAATAATTTAGTTTTTGATAAAGAGCATCCAAATGACTTAGAATTTTATAAATCCTTTTTAAGTGTAGAAAGGAGTTTTATGAGTGAAGATGTAAAAGGTAAGATCGCTTTTAGAATGCATAATAGTAATTTGATTTTTAATATAAATGATAAATGTTTAGATATATCTAATACAACTAATTGGCATTTATTTGAAAAGTATAAAGATTTGCTGTTAGAGGCCAAGCTAACCAGAAAATCACAGGGGTTTCTTACTCATGATGATACTTTCTTATTTTCCACATTTTTTTTACAAAATTTAAAATTTAAAGAAATTCTTAGAAATAGATTTAAATATATTTTTTTAGACGAGTTCCAAGATACGCCTCCTGAAGGAAAAGTATTACTGGACGAATTATTTAAAACTCAAAATAATATCTATCAATTAATAGGTGATCCCTATCAGACAATCTCCTTTGATCATCCTATGCCTTCAATAAATGAAAGCGAAGTATTTAGAATAAATATTACGAATCGTTTTGGAAATCAAATTACTGAACACTTAAATACAATATTACCTCAATCAGAAATGAAATCAATTTCAGGTAAAGAATCTCTTTCCCCCATTATTTTACTGTATAAAAATGAGGAAGATATATACCCTGCATATCAAGCAATAATTAAAGAATACGAAGAAATTAATTTTAGATTTAGAGAGAATAATAAAAAAGATAAAGTACTTGTTTTAATCAAAACCTGGTCAAACAGAATAAAAAAAGGAGTTAATTATAAAGAAAAAAATTTAAAGAAAAATAAATCAATCAACTCTGAATTAAAGACTTTAGTTATTGAGTTTGTAGTTGGGAAATTAGCTACTAATGGGGAAAAAATATCTACTATAAATAACTGGATAAGTAAACATCCAAAGATGTTATCGCTTCACACATTGCTAATTAATATTATAAAAAATGGTATAGACGATGATAATAAAATTCAACTATGTAAATTAATTAATCAATTTTTAACAGAAAACGGAGTAGACAATATTGGGTTAGATGACAATATCTACGGTAATATAGAAAATATTATTAAGAATCAAAGAACGCCTGAAGTGTTATCAGATGAAACAGATGATATTTTTACTATACACTCTGTAAAAGGAGAAACACTTCGTTCAGTCTTGTTAGTAGACTTTGGTAGAAAACCATTTACAAAAGTTCTTCTACATAAATATGGTATTATTGATGATGATTCTTATAGATATACAGATCAAAATTTACTATATGTAGCTATGAGTAGAGTTACCGATTTGTTCGTATTTGCAATGGCTGAAAATGATTGGACCACCGAAATAGCAGAAGTTTTCCAAAAAAATTGGGCAATCAAAAGAGTATAGAAACTATTATTACAACAACTATTTTTAATATCATCGATTAGAATATTTTCCGAAATTTCCTTTTTTTATAATTTAAAAGAGAGAATCCATTTGATATTTTTCAAATGGATTCTCATGTCTATTTTTAAGAATTCCCCACAACAGTTTGATAATTAGAACTACATGAAATATTACAATTTAATTCTTAAAAACCTTTTTAACTTTCTTAGATCTTTTTTGTGGTATCTTATAAAAATTGTCTTCAGATAAATTCCTTTTATTTAAATATCGTTCAAATATTTTCTGATTATTTTCTTCTTTAAATGTTTTTAGTGCGTTAGTAGCTACATTTCTAAAACCATTATGTTTCCAAATACCTCTAATAATGTCTATATCCTCCTTTCCAATTAAATGCTTACCTTCATAAACTTTTCCAGTATAAGGATCAAGTTTTAAATTAGCGTATTTTCCAACTCCATGGAGGTGAGGAATACTTGGTTCTGGATCAGGATCACTAATACCCGCAAGAATCCATTTCCCATATTTCCCAGTACGGATAGTAACTAGACTAAAACGATTTTGATCTTCATTTTCTTTTAGTTTTTTTTCGGGAATTTCAAAGACCTTGGTATGTTCTTTGACCTCGGTATGTTCTTCAAGTTCTAACTTTAATTTTTCTAATAATAGTCTATTTTTGTTAAATTCTTCTTTAGAAAGCAATACTAAATAAAATAACCTTTCTTCATACACATCAGGTGAAATTATACCTATGTGAAGTGAAATATCACATAAAGATAAATAACATTGAATATCCTCGTAGTTCATATTAACCTCTCCCTTTAAATATTTAATGAAAAACTTACATTGAAAAAGTAATTGAAAAATCCCCATTTAAATTGGGGAATTATTCTGGCCACCATTTTTTTGAAAAAATCTCTTAAATTAGTAATAACCTGGTCTGTTTGATATGTAAAAATAAATTCTGATTGATACTCTTTATGCTCACTCCTAATATTTTCCCTAAAGGAGCACTGCCAATTCCTATACTGTATAAATTGTAATAGGTATTGGTTGCACCGTTGTGCTACTATTTTACTACCATCTTCAATTTTAATATGTAGTGGAGCATCTGTAAGTATGGAAATAATATAAACATAAAAAGCATTAATTTTTTCATAAAATTGGATTGCTTTTAATTTTTGTTAGTAAAAAGTATTTATGTCTTCTCTCCCTTTACTACTTCTCCAACTCTAGTTTTCTCTATATTCCTATCCATAATTTCTTGGTAATTCTTAGATAGGGGCATCTTATAAGCTTTTACTTGAAAAAAGCTTCAAACTAGAATAGTACTATTAAAAAACTAATTTTATTTTTTTTCAAAATTTCCTCTAAATATATTACTAATATTGTTCATTTTATCCATTTTAAACCGTTTTTGTTCATCTAAATGATTATTAATTACCAATATACTACTTTCCATACTAGTTACTGCAGTATTAAACAATTCTTTATAAGCTAAATTAAATAATGGTGTTAAGGAATCCTCATTATTTTCATAATTAAAAATTAAGAACTGATGCACATAAGATTGTAGTTTCTCATTAATTTCAGCCATTCTATCAATATTATTTTGTTTTTCATAAATCTGCTGTTTTAACTCAGTATTTTCATGTAATAAAGATAGATATTTTTTTTCTTCAATTATTAGCCTTTGAATTAATTCTTCTTTATTATAATAAAATTTATTTAATATATGTAAAAAATTAGGTAATTTATTATTGCAATCTTTTTGTAAGTCCCTATTTTCATCTATAATTTGCTTGGAGTTGTAATCATCAATAATATTTCTCCCTAGTCGCCCTTTTTTTCTCCAAAAAGTTTCTGAGGTTCTAACATTCAATGTCCCATCATTATATAAAATGTTTGCATAATGATGTATATCTTTATATTTAATTATTCCATTATGCTTTTTTGAAAATTTTAAAACTATACTAGTTACTTCTTCTTTAGACAAACTTGTTTTTCTACCTCTTTTCGTTGTCACTAGGTTCAATTCCTTTCAAAATTATAGAATTTATTTGTGCTAAGTGATTTATCTCTTTGATTAAAGTTCCTGAATATGTCTTTAATTTATTTTTAATCCATGGGTTCATTTCAAAAGAACCTTCGCTTAAAATTTGTCTATGAAGTTCCATTATAAAAAAAACTATTTCGTGTATTTTTTCTTTTTTATCCTTACTTATTTCTTCAAATATATTACTATTATCTTCTAGTTCATTTATTGGAATACGCCAATAATCACAAAGCATACAATTCTCAGTCTGGCAACGTTTATTTACATCTATACAGTATCCAGGGACACTTAAATTATCCCAGTCCTCCTTTTTGGTTGTCGTTACTTTATTTTTAATTAGTGATGGTGTTATTTCATATGTTTCTTGGTTTTGCAAGCTGTAATTCAAATTATTTACTAATTTAAAAACCTCAGAATCTATCCAATATTCAACATGAGAAGAATAATGGTATTGAGATTCAATAGTTGAATGACCACCAAGTCTCGCAATTTCTACTGGTGAAACTCCTTGAAGCATTAATGAAATAAATGATAGATGTCTAGTATCGTTTGGCCGTACTCTGTTTTCATTTTCAATATTATCTTCATATCTTGTATTGATTATCTCATTATAAAATCTGTTTATTAAATTTCTTAAATTGTGAAGATTAAAATATTCTTTATAGCTTTTTTTCTTTCTAAAATAAATTGGGTCAGCCCATATAATTGACCAATATGAAATTAGAGTCTTAGTATTTCCAAATTGATTTGTTATTTGTATATAGTTATTTATTAATTCATAAAGGTCTTTTGAAATAGATATTTCTTGATGATTTTGGACTTTATTTTCTCTATGTTTAATTCTATTAATTTTAATGAAATATTTTTCATCAGTTTGTTTTAAACAATCCCTACTAAGTGAGCAAAATTCTGAAGGTCTAACAGGGATGATACTGGTTAGATTCCACCAAATTAAAATCGGATAAAATAGTATATAAGATTTAGTAATTGTGCTATGTTGCTGATTTTTAACAGATTCTTCCTCGAAGAATTTATCTAAATAAAACTTAAACATTAATAGATATTTCGAAGGCGGTAATTTTCTTATTGAAGCTTTTATCCTGATTCGTTTTTTGTAATTGGATAATAATTTGACTATTTCATGATCAATATTTAAATTAGAGAATACTAGAAATGAAAGTGTTGAATGAATTTTTTTCCACTTTGCTCCAGATGTAATACCTGAAAATTCGATATATTTAATATATGCTCTTACTTTATTTTCTTTAAAACCATCGGTCATATATAGTGCTTGTTTAAAATTTCTAAATATAGTTATTGCTTCAGAAAGCGATAAATTAACTAACAAATCACAAACCCAAAACTTCATTTTATATTTCAAAATTTCGTTTTTGATTTTCCCTACACTAATATCTTCAGTTAATGAAAAATCAAAATTAAGATAATATCCCATATATAAATGACCTACAGGACAAACCCATACATCATTCTCAAATTCACTATTAATAATTTTCTCTGCAGATTCAAGACTTTCAAATATTTCTTTTTGTTCCTCAATCAATTTATTACTAATATATATTATATCTAAATTTTCATTTTTTTTATCATTTCTTAACATATAAATCACCTAAATCTTTAGATATTGTGGTGTATAAGTAAGTAATTTATTTAAATCGACATCTTCTGTATTTCCAATAGTATTTATTAACTGTAAAAATTCATCTTTCCCATCTTTAAAAAAGTTAAATACTTGATTCTCTCCAAAAAATTTTATAGCAAATAATAGTTGATCCATTAGATTAAAAAGAATATTAGTATATTTTATCCTTTCTGCATTTGTCCCCCCCTCAATTTGATTCTTATAATTTTGTAAATATAACTTAGTTTTATTTACTAGTATTGAGAGAGTATAAAAATTGGGTATTGAATATGAACAGCCAATACAAGATTCGCTGAATTGTTTGACACAGCCAGTTTCAGACATCAAACACTGAATATTGTCCTCGTTACTTGGCATAAGGTTCGCTTTTAATTTATTGTTTAATTCTAAAACCTGATCTATACCTAGTGATAAAATTTTATCTGTTATACTTTTTTCCTCTGCCAACATATTTATAATAAATCCAGATGATGCTTCTATTCCTATCACCCCTCCTAGCTTTTTTTTTAGTAACTGAATTTGTTGAGTCCTTTCAGATAGAGCCCTTTTCTCTCCAAAAATAATGTCTGCTAGAAGGCTAGGTATATATCCAAAGCTCTCCCT encodes:
- a CDS encoding ATP-dependent nuclease; the protein is MYLHSLRLWNWRKYGVGDNGECGIEIKFNSGLNIIVGENDAGKTAIIDAIKLVLSTNNQEINWISDLDFHQDSSNLKIECLFRDLSTDEESFFYEWLSLTPDKTELRLILEAEFYEDLNKQKRIRKSLKAGPENLEKSMEDTVRQLLSVTYLKPLRDAATELSPGKRSRIAQVVKNLSNFTDNSPEQTHIISSFEKAFDELKDVLKEPVLKKIGLKVDYFFDDNNKKEPEIRNREMSFVEILRKLELNLGEIGTGLGSSNLLFMAIELLLLSESEVGPKIALIEEVEAHIHPQAQLRIIKHFEQNSKDSGIQYIFTSHSTVLASSISLESIIFIYNKKAFSMKKGSTKLAQGDYEFLERFLDATKANMFFAQGVIFVEGDAENLLLPAISEVIDLPLHRYGVSIINVGNLAFKRYSSIFLREDDNNQMNFPVSIITDLDLKPVEFYTEPCYLEITSDINTSIANYFECDAQEELEDIYITSNEIITKSKSLYSKHISDKLDPDSFKKRIAEIETQIIELLSTLQPNFNDYKQKIETKIKTSFFDNIEKTKVYITKPWTLEHTFAKSKLGDEFENVLLDSHYSLDSYKTQQKKLFEEISDKSIRATAVYNFLLEKKVSKSIVAQNFAKYLLENKTTIKDILLEDEDIRNIINAIKHVTGEEVNGN
- a CDS encoding UvrD-helicase domain-containing protein encodes the protein MEISDKDYELVENILLNNKSEFNTLQREFIELFENKTIIAGPGAGKTTSLAAKIVILLKNLNSSESRAGVCIITHTNVAVNEINNALIKAGIGKIDHPHFIGTINEFFNRFCVLPLFKYTCNHNNLVFDKEHPNDLEFYKSFLSVERSFMSEDVKGKIAFRMHNSNLIFNINDKCLDISNTTNWHLFEKYKDLLLEAKLTRKSQGFLTHDDTFLFSTFFLQNLKFKEILRNRFKYIFLDEFQDTPPEGKVLLDELFKTQNNIYQLIGDPYQTISFDHPMPSINESEVFRINITNRFGNQITEHLNTILPQSEMKSISGKESLSPIILLYKNEEDIYPAYQAIIKEYEEINFRFRENNKKDKVLVLIKTWSNRIKKGVNYKEKNLKKNKSINSELKTLVIEFVVGKLATNGEKISTINNWISKHPKMLSLHTLLINIIKNGIDDDNKIQLCKLINQFLTENGVDNIGLDDNIYGNIENIIKNQRTPEVLSDETDDIFTIHSVKGETLRSVLLVDFGRKPFTKVLLHKYGIIDDDSYRYTDQNLLYVAMSRVTDLFVFAMAENDWTTEIAEVFQKNWAIKRV
- a CDS encoding site-specific integrase, translating into MLRNDKKNENLDIIYISNKLIEEQKEIFESLESAEKIINSEFENDVWVCPVGHLYMGYYLNFDFSLTEDISVGKIKNEILKYKMKFWVCDLLVNLSLSEAITIFRNFKQALYMTDGFKENKVRAYIKYIEFSGITSGAKWKKIHSTLSFLVFSNLNIDHEIVKLLSNYKKRIRIKASIRKLPPSKYLLMFKFYLDKFFEEESVKNQQHSTITKSYILFYPILIWWNLTSIIPVRPSEFCSLSRDCLKQTDEKYFIKINRIKHRENKVQNHQEISISKDLYELINNYIQITNQFGNTKTLISYWSIIWADPIYFRKKKSYKEYFNLHNLRNLINRFYNEIINTRYEDNIENENRVRPNDTRHLSFISLMLQGVSPVEIARLGGHSTIESQYHYSSHVEYWIDSEVFKLVNNLNYSLQNQETYEITPSLIKNKVTTTKKEDWDNLSVPGYCIDVNKRCQTENCMLCDYWRIPINELEDNSNIFEEISKDKKEKIHEIVFFIMELHRQILSEGSFEMNPWIKNKLKTYSGTLIKEINHLAQINSIILKGIEPSDNEKR